In Halovivax gelatinilyticus, the following are encoded in one genomic region:
- a CDS encoding M20 family metallopeptidase — protein MELASLTRELVSIPSHVDETAAGDAIEDWLDAETDASVERDPAGNVLARRGSPGGPSLAMVGHHDVVPPDDSQVVGDTYDVFERDGRLHGRGTADMKGALAAMLLAFRDADLSPGGSRERPAELVFASFVGEEVGGEGARHAIDRGFAPDVAVVGEGSTNYSQPGVTDVVVAHKGRRASTITATGVASHASEPESGENAIYRASEAVDVVQKMPVSRVAVAEEELCGSVVVTEIEGGSAWNVVPERCSFTVDERTVPGERAPLERLESIDGVEWTVEQDLPPMACSDDGFAETALEAVRAVHERRGAPHPAHTTKPHATDAGWLADRAGTACVIVGPAEPGEAHTAEESVSVAVLERCRECYDEIAARWVQSVGEGSSTDE, from the coding sequence ATGGAACTCGCCTCGCTCACCCGCGAGCTGGTCTCGATCCCCAGCCACGTCGACGAAACGGCCGCCGGCGACGCGATCGAGGATTGGCTCGACGCGGAGACGGACGCGTCGGTCGAACGCGACCCGGCCGGGAACGTACTCGCGCGCCGGGGATCGCCGGGTGGACCGTCGCTCGCGATGGTCGGCCACCACGACGTGGTTCCGCCGGACGACTCGCAGGTCGTCGGCGACACCTACGACGTCTTCGAGCGCGACGGCCGCCTCCACGGCCGGGGAACCGCGGACATGAAGGGCGCGCTCGCGGCGATGTTGCTCGCGTTTCGAGACGCCGATCTCTCCCCGGGCGGGAGCCGCGAGCGCCCGGCCGAACTCGTCTTCGCGAGCTTCGTCGGCGAAGAGGTCGGCGGCGAAGGGGCCAGGCACGCGATCGATCGCGGCTTCGCGCCGGACGTCGCCGTCGTCGGCGAGGGGTCGACGAACTACTCGCAACCGGGAGTGACCGACGTGGTCGTCGCCCACAAGGGTCGTCGGGCGAGTACGATCACCGCCACCGGCGTCGCGTCCCACGCCAGCGAGCCCGAATCGGGTGAGAACGCGATCTACCGCGCCTCGGAGGCCGTGGACGTGGTACAGAAGATGCCGGTTTCGCGAGTCGCGGTCGCCGAAGAGGAGCTGTGCGGGAGCGTCGTCGTCACCGAAATCGAGGGCGGGTCGGCCTGGAACGTCGTCCCCGAGCGCTGTTCGTTCACCGTCGACGAGCGGACGGTCCCGGGCGAACGGGCGCCGCTCGAACGGCTCGAATCGATCGACGGCGTCGAGTGGACGGTCGAGCAGGATCTGCCGCCGATGGCCTGCTCGGACGACGGGTTCGCCGAGACGGCGCTCGAGGCGGTGCGGGCGGTCCACGAGCGTCGGGGAGCGCCCCACCCGGCGCACACGACGAAACCGCACGCGACCGACGCGGGCTGGCTCGCCGATCGCGCCGGGACGGCCTGCGTGATCGTCGGGCCGGCCGAACCCGGCGAGGCGCACACGGCCGAAGAGAGCGTCTCGGTCGCGGTGCTCGAACGCTGTCGCGAGTGCTACGACGAGATCGCCGCGCGGTGGGTTCAATCGGTCGGCGAGGGATCGTCGACGGACGAGTGA
- a CDS encoding PAS domain-containing sensor histidine kinase: MDDAGYESDEELTILSRDELAERVRQRTADLENVMDTMVDVLVKLGPDGRIRMANEAVRDMLGYEPDDLVGKPIDYILTDPDRNAELSAMLHSGEFIELLMRKGSVTDLESYLESTDGEAIPTSLSASVMREDGTVEGIVCVATDTTERTEAQARAEFLHSVLRHDLGNKLTVIDGYLDLLAEGELTDDQRTYHGYAKNGVTEAIDLIENVRTLHQLEADEDLTPVELPRVIRETVNRHADLANKHEFDVTTDVDDLRVEGGALLKELFANLLENALVHSGGSKIRIHTSESDESVTVYVDDDGSGVDREDRERIFDRGVSIGDSGGTGLGTHLAAEIADNYGGDLTMADSPLGGARFVVRLQRA; this comes from the coding sequence ATGGACGACGCCGGCTACGAAAGCGACGAGGAACTTACAATCCTCTCGAGGGACGAACTCGCCGAGCGCGTACGCCAGCGGACGGCCGATCTCGAGAACGTGATGGACACGATGGTCGACGTCCTCGTGAAACTCGGCCCCGACGGACGCATCCGAATGGCGAACGAGGCCGTCCGGGACATGCTCGGCTACGAACCGGACGACCTCGTCGGCAAACCGATCGACTACATTCTCACCGACCCCGACCGCAACGCAGAACTCTCCGCGATGCTTCACTCGGGGGAGTTCATCGAACTCCTCATGCGAAAGGGAAGCGTGACCGACCTGGAGAGCTACCTCGAATCGACCGACGGGGAGGCGATACCGACGAGCCTCTCGGCGTCCGTGATGCGCGAGGACGGAACCGTCGAAGGGATCGTCTGCGTCGCGACCGACACGACCGAACGAACCGAAGCCCAGGCGCGCGCCGAGTTTCTCCACTCGGTTCTCAGACACGACCTCGGCAACAAGCTCACCGTCATCGACGGCTACCTCGATCTGCTGGCCGAAGGCGAGCTCACCGACGATCAGCGAACCTACCACGGCTACGCTAAAAACGGCGTCACCGAGGCGATCGACCTCATCGAGAACGTCCGAACGCTCCACCAGCTCGAAGCCGACGAGGACCTCACGCCCGTCGAACTACCGCGCGTGATCCGCGAGACCGTCAACCGCCACGCCGATCTCGCGAACAAGCACGAGTTCGACGTTACGACCGACGTAGACGACCTGCGCGTCGAAGGAGGGGCGTTGCTCAAGGAACTCTTCGCGAATTTACTCGAGAACGCGCTCGTCCACTCCGGCGGCTCGAAAATCCGGATTCACACGAGCGAGAGCGACGAGTCGGTGACCGTCTACGTCGACGACGACGGCTCGGGCGTCGACCGCGAAGACCGCGAACGCATCTTCGATCGCGGCGTCTCGATCGGCGACTCCGGCGGGACGGGACTCGGAACCCACCTCGCCGCCGAGATCGCCGACAACTACGGTGGCGACCTCACCATGGCCGACTCGCCGCTCGGCGGCGCGCGCTTCGTCGTCCGGCTGCAACGGGCCTGA
- a CDS encoding winged helix-turn-helix transcriptional regulator — protein sequence MSSFDSQAEKSREDEHSISCSVVEAVTEIGSEWRLIVLHDLVDADEKRFNELKRSTGASSRTLSRVLDDLEESGLVTRRVEDKPLATYYSLTESGASLCPVFNELEAWADEHL from the coding sequence ATGTCATCGTTCGACTCACAGGCGGAGAAATCGCGCGAGGACGAGCACTCGATCTCGTGTTCGGTCGTCGAAGCCGTAACCGAGATAGGCTCCGAGTGGCGCCTGATCGTCCTCCACGACCTCGTCGATGCGGACGAAAAGCGCTTTAACGAACTCAAGCGATCGACGGGGGCCAGCTCCCGAACGCTCTCGCGCGTCCTGGACGACCTCGAGGAGTCGGGGCTCGTCACGCGGCGCGTCGAGGACAAACCGCTCGCCACCTACTACTCGCTCACCGAGAGCGGAGCGTCGCTGTGTCCCGTCTTTAACGAACTCGAAGCCTGGGCCGACGAGCACCTCTAG
- a CDS encoding aldo/keto reductase, whose product MNSSHTNQSDTFDIGGELTVSRLGFGAMRLCGEGIIGPPADEDAAKDVVRRAVDLGVDFIDTADSYGPGVSERLLGEVLTGDESIDGEDVVVASKAGVVRNRDGEWLSCGDPDFLENQVRCSLDRLRTERIDLYQLHGPDPDADFEETISAFAEMKDEGQVAHVGLSNVTVEQLETAMEIVDVATVQNQYNVGDRREEDVLQACEDHGIGFIPYGPLYTVEDEGVAGVLEDVAERHDATSRQVALAWLLEHSDVTIPIPGTSSVDHLESNVLASELALTDEDVAELDAVA is encoded by the coding sequence GTGAATTCTTCGCACACAAACCAGAGTGACACGTTCGACATCGGCGGCGAGTTGACGGTCTCGCGACTCGGATTCGGCGCGATGCGACTGTGCGGCGAGGGCATCATCGGGCCGCCGGCGGACGAAGACGCCGCGAAAGACGTCGTCCGTCGAGCCGTCGACCTCGGCGTCGACTTCATCGACACCGCCGATTCCTACGGCCCCGGCGTCAGCGAGCGCCTGCTCGGGGAGGTGCTCACCGGCGACGAGTCGATCGACGGTGAGGACGTGGTGGTCGCCTCGAAGGCGGGCGTCGTCAGAAACCGCGACGGCGAGTGGCTCTCCTGCGGCGATCCGGACTTCCTCGAGAACCAGGTGCGCTGTAGCCTCGATCGACTCCGGACCGAACGGATCGATCTCTACCAGCTTCACGGCCCCGATCCCGACGCCGATTTCGAGGAGACGATATCCGCCTTCGCCGAGATGAAAGACGAAGGCCAGGTCGCCCACGTCGGCCTCTCGAACGTCACCGTCGAGCAGCTCGAGACCGCGATGGAGATCGTCGATGTCGCGACGGTCCAGAACCAGTACAACGTCGGCGATCGTCGAGAAGAAGACGTTCTTCAGGCCTGCGAGGACCACGGCATCGGCTTTATCCCGTACGGCCCGCTGTACACCGTCGAGGACGAGGGGGTCGCCGGCGTGCTGGAGGACGTTGCCGAGCGACACGACGCCACGTCCCGACAGGTCGCGCTCGCCTGGCTGCTCGAACACTCGGACGTGACCATCCCGATTCCGGGGACCTCGAGCGTCGACCATCTGGAATCGAACGTTCTGGCGTCGGAGCTAGCGTTGACCGACGAGGATGTGGCCGAGTTGGACGCCGTAGCGTAG
- a CDS encoding carboxypeptidase M32: MATADERESTDSDGAYDELTDRYAQYAYLSHAGMVVGWDQQVMMPDDGAPARAKQLGALSTVTHDLLTDERIGELLGAVSEADLDDEQAAEVREIRREYERSASVPSDLVTRLSEHRSENQRIWQEAKADDDYESFAPRLDGLIDLERERSAAIDPDRDPYEVQYEDRQPYLPLEQVEEIFEELRDHLVPLIERIETEGRDLPDPIDGTYDAESQEALCREALDVVGYDWDRGRLDTAPHPFMSGTQFDARVTTRYDESSPLAGLMAVIHEYGHASYQQGLRQDAYGSPLGQSRSSGVHESQSRFWENHVGRTKPFWELFLPTVKEHFPSLEGLTVDEAYAAVNQIYPNNLIRVEADELTYHLHIILRCELDSALVRGDLDVADLPEAWNRKMDEYLGIVPETDTRGCLQDIHWSSGLATFHGYTVGSVLAAQLDAAMREDLDVDGLVREGEFDPIREWQEEHVHRHGQRYPTDELIEVATGEPLTAEYFLDYVDEKFTELYDL, translated from the coding sequence ATGGCTACCGCTGACGAACGCGAGTCCACCGATTCGGACGGCGCGTACGACGAGTTGACCGACCGGTACGCACAGTACGCCTACCTCTCACACGCCGGAATGGTCGTCGGCTGGGACCAACAGGTGATGATGCCTGACGACGGCGCGCCCGCCCGCGCCAAGCAGCTGGGCGCGCTCTCGACCGTCACGCACGACCTCCTCACAGACGAGCGGATCGGCGAACTGCTAGGGGCCGTCTCGGAGGCGGACCTCGACGACGAGCAGGCGGCCGAGGTGCGCGAGATCCGCCGAGAGTACGAGCGATCGGCGAGCGTCCCGAGCGACCTCGTCACCCGGCTATCCGAGCACCGCTCTGAGAATCAGCGCATCTGGCAGGAGGCCAAAGCCGACGACGACTACGAGTCGTTCGCCCCTCGCCTGGACGGGCTGATCGACCTGGAGCGAGAGCGCTCGGCCGCGATCGACCCCGACCGAGACCCCTACGAGGTCCAGTACGAGGACCGCCAGCCCTACCTGCCCTTAGAACAGGTCGAGGAGATCTTCGAGGAGCTGCGCGACCACCTCGTCCCGCTGATCGAGCGCATCGAAACCGAGGGTCGGGACCTCCCCGATCCGATCGACGGCACCTACGACGCAGAGAGCCAGGAGGCGCTCTGTCGAGAGGCGCTCGACGTAGTCGGCTACGACTGGGATCGCGGCCGGCTGGATACGGCGCCACACCCGTTCATGTCGGGGACGCAGTTCGACGCGCGCGTCACGACGCGCTACGACGAGTCCAGCCCGCTCGCCGGCCTGATGGCCGTTATTCACGAGTACGGCCACGCCTCATACCAGCAAGGGCTCCGCCAGGACGCCTACGGCTCGCCGCTCGGCCAGTCGCGATCCTCGGGCGTCCACGAATCGCAGTCGCGCTTCTGGGAGAACCACGTCGGGCGGACGAAGCCGTTCTGGGAACTGTTCTTGCCCACCGTCAAAGAGCACTTCCCGTCGCTCGAAGGGCTCACCGTCGACGAAGCCTACGCCGCGGTCAATCAGATCTATCCGAACAACCTCATCCGCGTCGAAGCCGACGAGCTCACCTACCACCTCCACATCATCCTCCGGTGTGAGCTGGATAGCGCGCTCGTCCGCGGCGACCTCGACGTCGCCGACCTCCCCGAGGCGTGGAACCGAAAGATGGACGAGTACCTCGGCATCGTGCCCGAGACGGACACGCGCGGCTGTCTCCAGGACATCCACTGGTCGTCCGGCCTGGCCACCTTCCACGGCTACACCGTCGGCAGCGTGCTGGCCGCCCAGCTCGACGCCGCCATGCGCGAGGACCTCGACGTCGACGGCCTGGTCCGCGAGGGCGAGTTCGACCCCATCCGCGAGTGGCAGGAAGAACACGTCCACCGCCACGGCCAGCGCTACCCGACCGACGAGCTGATCGAGGTCGCGACGGGCGAACCGCTCACGGCCGAGTACTTCCTAGACTACGTCGACGAGAAATTCACCGAGCTCTACGACCTGTAG
- a CDS encoding carboxypeptidase M32, whose product MATKQEEASDDAYEELVSRVERISNVTAAGGVLRWDQEVVMPEEGTPARAAQLSTLSTIAHEELTDERTGELLDELDGRDLDEAEAAVVREIRRKYDRATSVPGELVSEISEATANAHPVWKEAKADDDFEAFAPTLENLLELKREYAAHIDPDADPYAVLFAEYEPYLDLETAERVLDRLRDELVPLIEAIGESDVELGGAFDGEFDADAQEALSRDVLDALGYDWSRGRLDTAPHPFSTGTQFDARVTTRFDEEDLLGSITSTIHEFGHANYTLGLPDDGYGTPLGESRDLTVHESQSRLWENHVGRSEPFWDFFLPTAAERFPPLADVSTREAYEAANQVYDDNLIRTEADELTYHLHIIVRFEIERQLISGDLDVEDVPQVWNDTYEEYLGVRPETDAEGVLQDIHWSHGSFGYFPTYSLGSVLAAQLYAAAEDELGALDERTRNGEFDDLNGWLRESVHRHGAMYTTPALVEKATGDPYSADAFIDYVTEKYGELYELDGY is encoded by the coding sequence ATGGCAACCAAACAGGAGGAGGCGTCCGACGACGCCTACGAGGAACTCGTCTCGCGCGTCGAACGCATCTCGAACGTCACGGCCGCTGGCGGCGTCCTTCGGTGGGACCAGGAGGTCGTCATGCCCGAGGAAGGAACGCCCGCCCGGGCCGCCCAGCTCTCGACGCTGTCGACCATCGCCCACGAGGAGCTGACCGACGAGCGAACGGGCGAGCTGTTAGACGAGCTAGACGGACGGGACCTCGACGAAGCGGAAGCTGCCGTCGTCCGAGAGATCCGCCGGAAGTACGACCGGGCGACGAGCGTGCCGGGCGAACTCGTCTCCGAGATCTCCGAGGCGACCGCCAACGCCCATCCGGTCTGGAAGGAGGCGAAGGCCGACGACGACTTCGAGGCGTTCGCGCCCACCCTGGAGAACCTGCTCGAGCTCAAGCGTGAGTACGCCGCACACATCGATCCCGACGCCGACCCGTACGCGGTACTCTTCGCCGAATACGAACCCTACCTCGACCTCGAGACGGCCGAACGCGTCCTCGATCGCCTGCGCGACGAACTCGTCCCGCTGATCGAGGCGATCGGCGAGAGCGACGTCGAGCTGGGCGGCGCGTTCGACGGCGAGTTCGACGCCGACGCCCAGGAGGCGCTCTCGCGGGACGTCCTCGACGCGCTGGGCTACGATTGGTCGCGCGGCCGGCTCGACACCGCCCCGCACCCCTTCTCGACGGGAACGCAGTTCGACGCACGCGTGACGACCCGATTCGACGAGGAAGACCTGCTCGGGTCGATTACTTCGACGATTCACGAGTTCGGCCACGCCAACTACACCCTCGGGCTGCCCGACGACGGATACGGTACGCCACTCGGCGAGTCGCGGGACCTGACGGTCCACGAATCGCAGTCGCGACTCTGGGAGAACCACGTCGGCCGCTCCGAACCGTTCTGGGACTTCTTCCTCCCGACGGCCGCCGAGCGCTTCCCCCCGCTCGCCGACGTCTCCACGCGCGAGGCCTACGAGGCCGCAAACCAGGTCTACGACGACAACCTCATCCGCACCGAGGCGGACGAACTCACCTACCACCTCCACATCATCGTCCGGTTCGAGATCGAACGCCAGCTGATTTCGGGCGATCTCGACGTCGAAGACGTCCCGCAGGTGTGGAACGACACCTACGAGGAGTACCTGGGCGTCCGCCCGGAAACCGACGCCGAAGGGGTGCTCCAGGACATCCACTGGAGCCACGGCTCGTTCGGCTACTTCCCCACCTACTCGCTCGGATCCGTCCTCGCCGCCCAGCTGTACGCCGCGGCGGAAGACGAACTCGGTGCGCTCGACGAGCGGACGCGAAACGGCGAGTTCGACGACCTGAACGGCTGGCTCCGCGAGAGCGTCCACCGCCACGGCGCGATGTACACGACGCCGGCGCTCGTCGAGAAAGCGACGGGCGACCCTTACAGCGCCGACGCCTTCATCGACTACGTCACCGAGAAGTACGGCGAACTGTACGAACTGGACGGCTACTGA
- a CDS encoding ATP-binding protein: protein MEVPGVDDLVLVALDRAGTEEWTPALRATTIANRIDLAETMAARVSLLSTLASMAADGLVETQTAEGDDQEAYALTATGRDRARTVAERYESATVTAGVNDDRVEGPLTEVADRFGLDLVTAMARLSPSGEVTVEATLDSAFVGREAEREAIERAFDAVGGGEAALLVVEGEAGIGKTTLFRECVSLAADRGFETLVGQADPERSDPYHALTDAVPWAIEHLEGAPTPPSASVATNQSLGAAVAMRYGAVLDELAERTTDRPIVLGIEDLQWADAASLALLTSILEGLESVPIAVVITMRDDDSADETLIDAARCELTVCHLGPFDRAEVGELIERRVGRRGVPEACLDAIYEHTGGVGLFVEETVDDLLDRGIIDPHRGTYPESLADVPLPSVVESTIRDRLDRLDEPTHHVLEAAAVAGTTISLSTLRAVSEGSSDRLRDHAQLLVDGRVWERLDDETYRFASHILRSTVLETLDPARRAVLERRVADHLAERSDPPHAELARRYDRAGEADRALEHAVEAGEAAYDVYAHEEAIDAYQLALALARDLERDAEVIEALESLANVYQLTGEFESAHTHLQYVRSHTDDPDRIRRTYASQSSMCLQVGELERAIELVERGLALEGPRSSAYVGLLDTLASVQFQAGDFREAIATARYQYALAKALDDARMMGTASFQIGRSHRQLGRAERAVESLEAARDLLEPLDDPVALASTLNDLGISYITAGRFEEGVAAMERCGDLAEEAGDVATAINSFNNLGVHAIGRGDWVDAREHFDRVYELAARVGNDRMRVIALSNEGVIDIMSDDVQVAREKFETALELSRSIGHDHQTTFARINLAQVEALSGGLDEAERYATEALERARADGYVRAEADAMRMRGIVSRERGDVERAVERHHEALERARESENSMEISKAARDLAESLVAVGEAEAALERCDEAEANVPDGFRIDQVGLEATRARALAAVGDERASDALRSILEETRELDHAQVELQVRRDLAWLALDSGDRSAALEQLDRGYALAERTHTHSQREWFEDAIRALEEGGCSADDLLPLSGPFGATLD, encoded by the coding sequence ATGGAGGTTCCCGGCGTGGACGATCTCGTCCTCGTGGCACTCGACCGTGCCGGCACGGAGGAGTGGACGCCCGCGTTGCGGGCGACGACGATCGCGAACAGAATCGACCTGGCGGAGACGATGGCCGCTCGCGTCTCGTTGCTCTCGACGCTGGCTTCGATGGCGGCGGATGGGCTGGTCGAGACCCAGACGGCGGAGGGAGACGATCAGGAGGCGTACGCCCTCACGGCCACGGGTCGCGATCGGGCGCGAACGGTGGCCGAACGCTACGAATCGGCCACGGTGACCGCAGGCGTGAACGACGATCGCGTCGAAGGACCGCTCACCGAGGTCGCCGACCGGTTCGGGCTCGACCTGGTGACGGCGATGGCGCGGCTCTCGCCCAGTGGGGAAGTGACCGTCGAGGCGACGCTCGACTCCGCGTTCGTCGGTCGGGAAGCCGAACGCGAGGCGATCGAGCGAGCGTTCGACGCGGTCGGCGGGGGCGAGGCGGCCCTGCTCGTCGTCGAAGGCGAGGCGGGGATCGGCAAGACGACGCTGTTTCGCGAGTGCGTCTCGCTGGCCGCCGACCGCGGGTTCGAGACGCTGGTGGGGCAGGCCGACCCCGAGCGATCCGATCCGTACCACGCGCTCACCGACGCCGTGCCGTGGGCGATCGAGCACCTCGAAGGGGCCCCGACGCCGCCGTCGGCTTCGGTGGCTACGAACCAGTCGCTCGGAGCGGCCGTGGCGATGCGCTACGGTGCGGTGCTGGACGAACTCGCCGAGCGAACGACCGACCGACCGATCGTTCTCGGCATCGAGGACCTGCAGTGGGCCGACGCCGCCTCGCTGGCGCTGCTCACTTCGATTCTGGAGGGACTCGAGTCCGTCCCGATCGCCGTCGTCATCACGATGCGTGACGACGACTCCGCCGACGAAACCCTCATCGACGCGGCGCGCTGTGAGCTGACGGTCTGTCACCTCGGGCCGTTCGACCGCGCGGAGGTCGGCGAGCTAATCGAGCGACGGGTGGGACGACGGGGCGTGCCCGAAGCCTGTCTGGACGCGATCTACGAACACACCGGCGGCGTGGGCCTATTCGTCGAGGAGACGGTCGACGACCTGCTCGATCGCGGTATCATCGATCCACACCGCGGGACGTATCCCGAGTCGCTTGCCGACGTACCGCTCCCGTCGGTCGTCGAATCGACGATCCGTGACCGTCTCGACCGGCTCGACGAGCCGACGCACCACGTCCTGGAGGCTGCGGCGGTAGCCGGAACGACGATCTCGCTGTCGACGCTGCGTGCGGTCTCGGAGGGATCGTCGGACCGCCTTCGCGACCACGCCCAGCTGCTGGTCGACGGCCGGGTCTGGGAACGCCTCGACGACGAGACGTATCGATTCGCGAGTCACATTTTGCGATCGACGGTGCTCGAGACGCTCGACCCCGCGCGACGCGCCGTACTCGAACGGCGGGTGGCCGATCACCTGGCTGAACGGTCGGACCCACCGCACGCCGAACTCGCGCGGCGGTACGACCGCGCCGGGGAGGCCGATCGGGCGCTCGAACACGCAGTGGAGGCGGGCGAGGCCGCGTACGACGTCTACGCCCACGAAGAGGCGATCGACGCGTATCAGCTGGCGCTGGCGCTCGCTCGCGACCTCGAGCGCGACGCCGAGGTAATCGAGGCGCTCGAATCGCTCGCGAACGTATACCAGCTCACCGGCGAGTTCGAATCGGCTCACACGCACCTGCAGTACGTCCGGAGCCACACCGACGATCCCGACCGAATCAGGCGGACCTACGCCTCCCAATCGAGTATGTGCCTCCAGGTCGGCGAATTGGAGCGGGCGATCGAACTCGTCGAGCGCGGACTCGCGCTCGAGGGGCCGCGCTCGTCGGCGTACGTCGGGCTGCTGGATACCCTCGCGAGCGTGCAGTTTCAGGCCGGTGACTTTCGCGAGGCGATCGCGACCGCCAGATACCAGTACGCCCTCGCGAAGGCCCTCGACGACGCCCGGATGATGGGGACGGCGTCGTTTCAGATCGGGCGCAGTCACCGCCAGCTGGGTCGAGCCGAGCGGGCCGTCGAGTCCCTCGAGGCGGCTCGCGACCTGCTCGAACCGCTCGACGACCCGGTCGCCCTGGCGAGTACTCTGAACGATCTCGGAATCTCCTACATCACGGCCGGTCGGTTCGAGGAGGGCGTGGCGGCGATGGAGCGCTGTGGAGACCTCGCCGAGGAGGCCGGCGACGTCGCCACGGCGATCAACTCGTTCAACAACCTCGGCGTGCACGCGATCGGCCGGGGTGACTGGGTTGACGCCCGCGAGCACTTCGACCGGGTGTACGAGCTGGCCGCCCGGGTCGGCAACGATCGCATGCGCGTCATCGCCCTCAGCAACGAGGGGGTGATCGATATCATGAGCGACGACGTTCAGGTGGCCCGGGAGAAGTTCGAGACCGCCCTCGAACTATCCCGGTCAATCGGTCACGATCACCAGACGACGTTCGCCAGAATCAACCTGGCGCAGGTCGAGGCGCTTTCTGGAGGACTCGACGAGGCCGAGCGATACGCGACGGAGGCCTTAGAGCGGGCGCGGGCGGACGGCTACGTCAGGGCGGAGGCGGACGCGATGCGCATGCGGGGAATCGTCTCTCGCGAGCGCGGGGACGTCGAACGGGCCGTCGAACGCCACCACGAAGCGCTCGAGCGGGCCCGAGAGAGCGAAAACAGCATGGAGATATCCAAGGCGGCGCGCGATCTCGCGGAGTCGCTGGTGGCCGTCGGCGAGGCCGAAGCGGCCCTGGAACGCTGTGATGAAGCCGAGGCGAACGTCCCGGACGGCTTTCGCATCGACCAGGTCGGCCTGGAAGCCACGCGCGCTCGCGCCCTCGCCGCGGTTGGCGACGAACGCGCCTCCGACGCGCTTCGATCGATCCTCGAGGAGACGAGAGAGCTGGATCACGCCCAGGTCGAACTCCAGGTGCGTCGCGACCTGGCGTGGCTCGCGCTCGATTCTGGCGACCGATCGGCGGCGCTCGAACAGCTCGATCGCGGCTACGCGCTCGCCGAACGGACGCACACGCACAGCCAGCGCGAGTGGTTCGAAGACGCGATCAGGGCGCTGGAGGAGGGTGGCTGTTCGGCCGACGACCTGCTCCCGCTGTCCGGTCCGTTCGGCGCGACGCTGGACTGA